A genomic segment from Candidatus Methylomirabilota bacterium encodes:
- a CDS encoding cytochrome c3 family protein, whose product MVIILLTLVIFITISGLAFFRSRKKAPAQPVDFSHKIHAGDYQIRCLYCHANARRSRVAGIPSVQLCMGCHKITAADKPDVRKLKGYWDRQEPIPWVKIFGQPDFVAFSHVAHVRAHVACEDCHGPIGKMDRVYRAVDLTMDRCLGCHRDRQTSIDCVTCHK is encoded by the coding sequence ATGGTTATTATTCTGCTTACGCTTGTGATTTTTATCACCATTTCCGGATTAGCTTTCTTTCGTTCGCGGAAGAAAGCGCCTGCGCAGCCTGTCGATTTCAGTCACAAGATCCACGCCGGGGACTATCAGATCCGTTGTTTGTACTGCCACGCCAATGCCCGCCGGTCCCGTGTTGCGGGGATCCCATCCGTTCAACTCTGCATGGGATGCCACAAGATTACCGCTGCCGATAAGCCTGACGTCCGGAAGCTCAAGGGGTATTGGGATCGGCAGGAGCCGATCCCCTGGGTGAAGATTTTCGGCCAGCCGGATTTTGTGGCGTTCTCGCATGTGGCGCACGTCCGGGCTCACGTTGCCTGTGAGGATTGCCACGGCCCGATTGGGAAGATGGATCGCGTCTACAGAGCAGTGGACCTGACGATGGATCGATGTCTGGGCTGCCATCGCGACCGGCAGACGAGCATCGACTGTGTGACGTGTCATAAGTAA